One region of Balneolales bacterium ANBcel1 genomic DNA includes:
- the lipB gene encoding lipoyl(octanoyl) transferase LipB, translating into MKPHIHVINLGSMPYQEAWRYQEALQQALIARKRGTQTAQTDNLHQNDAPGDPHSGSSPTPSIPTRSPSTRSSDPSAQPDGYLLFVEHPHVYTIGKSGDWNNLLFTGDILRQKGIEVVKTDRGGDITYHGPGQLVGYPVLDLERFNLGVAGYIEALEEVIMRTAAHFGITAQRIEGRTGVWVKNNKLCAIGIKCSRYVCMHGFALNVRTDLDYYNGIIPCGINDGGVTSFEKLLNEPVSLKRIKSVLIPLFLKQFNATAGSSIPSETSQSNQADN; encoded by the coding sequence ATGAAACCTCATATCCACGTTATTAATCTCGGCTCGATGCCGTATCAGGAAGCCTGGCGCTATCAGGAGGCCCTCCAGCAGGCGCTGATCGCCCGCAAACGGGGTACGCAGACAGCACAGACCGATAACTTGCATCAGAATGACGCCCCCGGCGATCCGCACTCTGGCTCGTCGCCGACTCCATCCATCCCAACACGGAGTCCATCTACGCGGTCATCGGACCCATCCGCCCAGCCCGACGGATATCTTCTGTTTGTGGAACACCCGCACGTTTACACGATCGGCAAGAGCGGTGACTGGAACAATCTGCTTTTCACTGGTGATATTCTCAGGCAGAAAGGGATTGAGGTGGTTAAAACCGACCGGGGCGGAGACATTACCTATCACGGTCCGGGGCAGCTGGTAGGGTACCCCGTACTTGACCTTGAGCGGTTCAATCTGGGAGTGGCAGGATACATAGAAGCCCTTGAGGAAGTGATTATGCGCACGGCTGCACATTTCGGGATCACCGCTCAGCGCATCGAAGGGCGAACCGGTGTATGGGTCAAAAACAACAAGCTTTGCGCGATCGGCATCAAATGCTCGCGCTATGTGTGCATGCACGGATTTGCTCTCAACGTTCGCACCGACCTTGACTACTATAACGGTATCATCCCCTGCGGTATCAACGACGGTGGGGTGACCAGCTTTGAGAAGTTGCTCAATGAACCGGTATCTCTAAAGCGTATCAAAAGCGTACTGATCCCGCTATTCCTGAAACAGTTTAATGCCACTGCCGGATCCAGTATTCCGTCAGAAACGTCTCAGTCGAATCAAGCGGATAACTGA
- the lipA gene encoding lipoyl synthase: MIKELNVISQPSARSGQTSNTPSAGNPAINQNAGHQPSNQPGVKRKRRPDWLRSQIPGGKIYKEISDIIEDHSLHTVCAEARCPNMAECWNAGTATFMILGDVCTRSCGFCAVKTGRPPRELDWDEPNRVVEAAKLMDLKHVVITSVNRDERKDGGAPIFAETIYRLRDAIPGVTIEVLIPDFRGLWDALQTVLDARPEILNHNLETVPRLYRRVRPQAKYDRSLELLRIAKEQGMRTKTGIMVGLGETPAEVFEVMDDLSAADVNIMTIGQYMQPTKMHLPVEEYIHPEMFESYKEVGESKGIEHVESGPFVRSSYHAEKHLAPSA; this comes from the coding sequence ATGATCAAAGAATTGAACGTCATTTCGCAACCCTCCGCCCGAAGCGGTCAAACCAGTAACACCCCCTCTGCCGGCAATCCCGCAATAAATCAAAATGCCGGCCACCAGCCTTCGAATCAGCCCGGTGTCAAGCGAAAGCGCCGACCCGACTGGCTCCGCTCCCAGATTCCGGGCGGAAAAATCTACAAGGAAATCTCCGACATCATTGAAGATCATTCGCTGCACACGGTTTGCGCCGAGGCGCGCTGTCCCAATATGGCCGAATGCTGGAATGCCGGGACCGCCACCTTCATGATTCTGGGTGACGTCTGCACCCGCTCATGCGGCTTTTGCGCTGTAAAAACCGGGCGTCCGCCCCGGGAACTGGACTGGGACGAGCCCAACCGCGTTGTCGAGGCGGCCAAATTGATGGATCTGAAGCACGTCGTCATCACATCGGTAAACCGTGATGAGCGCAAGGACGGTGGCGCCCCCATCTTTGCCGAAACGATTTATCGGCTGCGAGACGCCATTCCCGGCGTCACCATCGAGGTTTTAATCCCCGACTTCCGCGGCCTTTGGGATGCGCTTCAAACGGTTCTGGATGCCCGGCCGGAGATTCTTAACCACAACCTGGAGACGGTCCCCCGGCTCTACCGCAGAGTCCGGCCGCAGGCCAAATACGACCGGTCGCTGGAGCTGCTCAGAATTGCAAAGGAGCAGGGTATGCGCACCAAAACCGGCATCATGGTCGGCCTGGGCGAGACCCCCGCCGAGGTATTCGAGGTGATGGACGATCTTTCCGCCGCCGATGTTAATATCATGACCATCGGCCAGTACATGCAGCCTACCAAAATGCACCTTCCGGTGGAGGAGTACATCCACCCGGAAATGTTTGAGTCCTACAAGGAGGTCGGCGAAAGCAAAGGAATCGAGCATGTGGAAAGCGGACCTTTTGTCCGTTCTTCCTATCACGCGGAAAAACATTTGGCCCCTTCAGCATAG
- the plsY gene encoding glycerol-3-phosphate 1-O-acyltransferase PlsY has product MLSFIIIIVLSYLLGSVPTSVWVGKVFKGVDIREHGSGNAGATNTFRILGWKAGTIVSLIDLAKGFTAAYFISQLGYITGAVPQEVPVTIGIWSGIWETDVFMRLIAGGAAVGGHMYPLYARFKGGKGVITAAGMLYGIEPISISLAIGVFVIILFASRYVSLASIIATFSYPLFLLMLKYGFSFPIDGSLIIISAIVAGGIIVKHHTNIRRLIEGNENRIRSFKPAKGRLNQEEKA; this is encoded by the coding sequence ATGTTATCTTTCATCATAATTATTGTATTGAGCTACCTCCTGGGCTCTGTTCCAACTTCGGTTTGGGTTGGCAAAGTGTTCAAAGGAGTGGATATCCGCGAACACGGTAGCGGTAATGCCGGTGCAACCAATACGTTCCGCATCCTGGGATGGAAGGCGGGAACCATTGTCAGCCTTATTGACCTGGCGAAAGGCTTCACCGCAGCCTACTTCATCAGCCAGCTGGGGTACATCACCGGTGCCGTACCGCAAGAAGTGCCCGTTACCATCGGCATCTGGAGCGGTATATGGGAAACCGACGTGTTTATGCGCCTCATTGCGGGCGGCGCTGCGGTGGGCGGACACATGTACCCGCTTTATGCCCGGTTCAAGGGCGGTAAAGGTGTTATCACCGCGGCGGGTATGCTCTATGGCATCGAGCCCATCTCCATTTCACTTGCCATTGGAGTTTTTGTTATCATACTCTTTGCAAGCCGCTATGTATCACTGGCTTCCATCATCGCAACCTTTTCGTATCCGCTCTTTCTGCTGATGCTTAAATACGGGTTCTCGTTCCCCATAGACGGCAGCCTGATAATCATCAGTGCGATTGTAGCCGGTGGCATCATCGTCAAGCACCATACCAATATCCGCCGGCTTATTGAAGGCAACGAAAACCGGATTCGCTCATTCAAACCTGCTAAAGGACGGCTAAACCAGGAGGAAAAGGCGTGA